In Candidatus Bathyarchaeota archaeon, a genomic segment contains:
- a CDS encoding pantetheine-phosphate adenylyltransferase — protein MFKVHGGSGDLAVEKKFKNVAVGGTFDEFHKGHRALILKAFEVGKQVLVGLSVDVLVQKMEKPHKVATYDVRLEELKSFLRRRGLLERTEIVPLYDHYGVTLSSNELDALVVSRDTESVAREINEKRRVKGLHPLSIIIIDMVPAEDCVPISTTRIRDMEINHEGQLLKPQT, from the coding sequence ATTTTCAAGGTGCACGGTGGCTCAGGTGACCTTGCCGTGGAAAAGAAATTCAAAAATGTAGCTGTTGGTGGAACGTTCGACGAGTTTCATAAAGGCCACAGAGCGTTGATACTTAAAGCCTTTGAAGTTGGCAAACAAGTCTTAGTGGGTCTTTCCGTGGATGTTTTGGTCCAAAAAATGGAGAAACCTCACAAAGTGGCAACCTATGATGTTCGATTGGAGGAACTGAAAAGCTTTCTTAGGAGGAGGGGTTTGCTTGAACGGACAGAGATTGTTCCTCTATATGACCATTACGGTGTTACACTGTCAAGTAATGAACTGGACGCTTTGGTTGTAAGCCGGGACACCGAATCAGTTGCACGTGAAATCAACGAAAAACGAAGGGTAAAGGGACTACATCCTTTGAGCATTATAATCATTGACATGGTTCCCGCGGAAGATTGCGTTCCTATCTCCACCACCAGAATTCGAGACATGGAAATTAATCACGAAGGC